Proteins encoded together in one Penicillium digitatum chromosome 1, complete sequence window:
- a CDS encoding DNA excision repair protein Rad2 yields the protein MGVTGLWTVVQPCARPIKLETLNKKRLAVDASIWIYQFLKAVRDKEGNALRNSHIVGFFRRICKLLYFGIRPVFVFDGGAPVMKRQTIAGRKKKREGHREDAARTAGKLLAVQMQRSAEEENARRRNKSQIQEEEEVPDAPVYAEEAFMTETEKQQSRKFKKKDAYHLPNLDVSLQDMGAPNDPRIMSQEELEEYARTFHQGQDINLYDFSKIDFDSMFFLSLPPTDRYNILNAARLRSRLRMGYSKEQLDTMFPDRMAFSRFQIDRVAERNDLTQRLMNLNGMNGEEAFYKSGQRIAGERGREYVLVKDREHEGGWVLGVVGNREGHEEKPIDLDRPEIFSDEDEVSDEDEFEDVPIEGLNRLPKLPFLQEGVFDQSLQLETDEYLDMGTATQESRHPAQRQLQNEPRVQEVEDDSLFVEAEGNIGAQQRSNNTDDFFDGDDDDLERAIALSLQPDKANEEIKPDVPVHRPVVSGPSYEMLPDLESESDDGMDFTAAIARTKVVKKASHAPNPFGGPLPFESIKLTKVTKDNDKAGEVGENAGGFVEEPTKKPKQADPLPPWFIGERSDASFIVDPIEDTEKDDERTAAPDHLFLSNRRSLDIIDVDEFSSTKEVVDLEEEDEEQGEEKPKQEFQVEDIEKIYNELSTNLEEKPLSEPAPAQIHRNFDETVLGGPGTQIQDQVPTLDERSTRSKHSPSPEFEDVVPQLSTQGPEITVVSHQKAQPQPQPQFFEEIDQLADFVQDQADYSDPEDEELFKQLAAEGEEHVRFANTLNSAAPIQEAFDYEQELKQLRSQQRNERRDADEVTTIMINECQQLLALFGLPYITAPMEAEAQCAKLVSLGLVDGIVTDDSDIFLFGGTRVYKNMFNQSKFVECYLTSDLEKEYALHRQKLISFAHLLGSDYTEGIPGIGPVTALEILTEFSNLEEFRNWWTELQMGTNNAEDVHLAFRKKFRKKASKIFLPPSFPDSKVDEAYLEPAVDDDPSPFQWGVPDLNGLRTFLMTTIGWSQERTDEVLVPVIRDMNRRDQEGTQSNITQFMQGPQGAGAFAPRVRTGGPSRMEKAFSRLRREAQSGGSSSLDDEPAVEDREGEDASVPQKKGKRGVSTTKAKAGTNKKRKTRRTNSPES from the coding sequence ATGGGTGTCACTGGCCTCTGGACAGTCGTGCAGCCCTGCGCTCGTCCCATCAAACTCGAAACACTCAACAAGAAACGACTAGCTGTCGACGCGTCGATCTGGATCTATCAATTCTTAAAAGCAGTGCGAGACAAAGAAGGCAATGCGCTTCGAAATTCTCACATAGTTGGATTCTTTCGCCGCATCTGTAAGCTACTGTACTTCGGGATCCGGCccgtcttcgtcttcgatGGCGGGGCTCCGGTCATGAAAAGGCAGACAATCGCTGGTCGAAAGAAGAAACGCGAGGGTCACAGGGAAGATGCTGCAAGGACCGCAGGAAAGTTGCTTGCTGTGCAAATGCAACGCAGTGCGGAGGAGGAGAACGCTCGTCGGCGCAATAAATCCCAGATccaagaggaggaagaggtaCCTGATGCTCCGGTGTATGCAGAGGAGGCTTTTATGACGGAGACAGAAAAGCAACAAAGCCGCAAGTTCAAGAAAAAGGACGCGTACCACCTACCTAACCTAGACGTCTCACTTCAGGATATGGGAGCACCGAATGATCCACGCATCATGTCCCAAGAGGAACTGGAGGAGTACGCTAGAACTTTCCACCAAGGGCAAGATATTAATCTTTATGACTTTTCGAAAATCGACTTCGACAGCATGTTTTTTCTCAGTCTGCCCCCCACTGATCGCTACAACATCTTGAATGCAGCGAGGCTAAGAAGTCGACTTCGAATGGGTTACTCGAAAGAGCAGCTAGATACCATGTTTCCTGACCGTATGGCATTCTCGAGGTTTCAAATTGATCGTGTCGCAGAACGAAATGACCTTACGCAACGATTAATGAATCTAAACGGTATGAACGGAGAGGAAGCATTCTACAAGTCTGGGCAGCGCATCGCAGGAGAACGTGGCAGGGAGTATGTTCTTGTCAAGGACCGCGAACATGAAGGTGGCTGGGTCCTAGGTGTTGTGGGAAACAGGGAAGGCCACGAAGAAAAACCCATCGATCTAGATCGACCCGAAATATTTtctgatgaggatgaggtaTCTGATGAAGATGAGTTTGAGGACGTTCCAATCGAAGGTTTGAACCGGCTTCCAAAACTCCCTTTCCTTCAAGAGGGTGTATTCGACCAGTCGCTTCAGCTTGAAACGGACGAATATTTAGACATGGGAACCGCTACACAAGAATCGCGTCATCCTGCACAGCGACAGTTGCAGAATGAACCTCGTGTACAAGAGGTTGAAGATGACTCGCTTTTTGTTGAAGCCGAGGGAAATATAGGTGCACAGCAGCGAAGCAACAACACTGATGATTTCTTTGATGGCGACGATGATGACCTCGAACGAGCTATTGCCCTTTCACTGCAACCAGATAAAGCCAATGAAGAAATTAAGCCCGATGTTCCCGTTCATCGACCGGTCGTATCGGGTCCGTCTTATGAGATGTTGCCAGATCTCGAGTCCGAGAGCGATGATGGAATGGACTTTACAGCTGCCATAGCAAGAACAAAAGTCGTGAAGAAAGCCTCACATGCACCGAATCCATTCGGTGGTCCTCTCCCTTTTGAATCCATCAAACTCACTAAAGTTACGAAAGATAATGATAAAGCTGGCGAGGTTGGCGAAAATGCAGGGGGTTTTGTGGAGGAGCCTacaaagaaaccaaaacaGGCGGACCCACTTCCTCCATGGTTTATTGGTGAGCGTTCGGATGCATCATTCATCGTTGATCCCATTGAAGACACTGAGAAGGATGATGAGCGAACTGCGGCGCCAGATCATCTGTTTCTCTCCAATCGTCGCTCGCTAGACATAATTGATGTTGACGAATTCTCCTCCACCAAGGAAGTCGTTGATctagaagaggaggatgaagaaCAGGGAGAAGAGAAACCTAAACAGGAATTTCAAGTCGAGGACATTGAAAAGATTTACAATGAGCTTTCTACAAATCTGGAAGAAAAGCCTTTGAGCGAACCAGCTCCAGCTCAGATCCATAGAAATTTTGATGAAACAGTCCTTGGGGGCCCTGGAACACAAATTCAGGACCAAGTGCCCACACTTGATGAGCGGTCTACACGCAGCAAACATTCTCCTTCGCCTGAATTTGAAGATGTTGTCCCCCAGCTATCCACCCAAGGCCCAGAGATCACCGTTGTATCCCATCAAAAGGCTCAGCCCCAGCCCCAGCCCCAATTCTTCGAAGAGATCGACCAACTAGCAGATTTTGTGCAGGATCAAGCCGACTACAGTGACCCGGAGGATGAAGAGCTGTTCAAACAGCTTGCAGCTGAGGGCGAGGAGCATGTGCGATTTGCCAATACTCTTAATTCTGCTGCTCCTATCCAGGAAGCCTTTGACTACGAGCAGGAACTGAAGCAACTACGCTCTCAGCAGAGAAATGAACGTCGCGATGCAGACGAGGTGACCACCATCATGATAAATGAGTGCCAACAACTCTTGGCGCTGTTCGGATTGCCCTACATCACTGCGCCTATGGAAGCTGAAGCGCAGTGCGCCAAGTTGGTCTCGCTAGGTCTTGTGGATGGGATTGTCACGGATGACAGTGatatcttcctcttcgggGGAACGCGAGTCTACAAAAACATGTTCAATCAAAGCAAATTCGTCGAGTGCTACTTAACGTCCGACCTGGAGAAAGAGTACGCTCTTCATCGACAGAAGCTTATTAGCTTTGCCCATCTCTTGGGCAGCGATTACACAGAGGGCATTCCTGGGATTGGTCCTGTCACCGCCCTAGAGATCCTCACCGAATTTTCCAACCTCGAGGAGTTTCGCAATTGGTGGACCGAATTGCAAATGGGTACGAACAATGCAGAAGATGTCCACCTTGCCTTTCGGAAGAAATTCCGAAAAAAGGCATCCAAAATTTTCTTGCCGCCTTCATTTCCCGATTCCAAAGTTGACGAGGCATACCTGGAACCGGCGGTTGACGACGACCCTTCTCCATTCCAATGGGGTGTTCCTGATTTGAATGGATTACGAACCTTCCTCATGACCACAATCGGATGGAGCCAAGAGCGGACTGATGAGGTCTTGGTACCGGTCATTCGCGACATGAATCGGCGAGACCAGGAAGGCACACAGTCCAACATTACACAATTCATGCAAGGTCCACAGGGCGCGGGTGCATTTGCGCCTCGCGTTCGTACAGGTGGACCCAGCCGCATGGAAAAGGCATTTAGTCGACTACGTCGGGAAGCTCAGTCAGGTGGATCATCCTCGCTGGATGACGAGCCAGCCGTCGAGGACAGAGAGGGAGAAGACGCCTCTGTTCCACAAAAGAAGGGCAAAAGAGGTGTCTCAAccaccaaggccaaggctggCACGAATAAGAAGCGAAAGACTCGTCGCACCAACTCTCCGGAATCATGA